Proteins from one Leptidea sinapis chromosome 44, ilLepSina1.1, whole genome shotgun sequence genomic window:
- the LOC126977327 gene encoding NADH dehydrogenase [ubiquinone] 1 alpha subcomplex subunit 5, producing the protein MGMLKKTTGLMGLAVNPNPHHTLGALYGKILRTLQKMPEESIYRKSTEQIVRERAAVLKETKNSFEIEAKINCGQAEELIIQAENELNLARKMLNWKPWEPLVSKPPKGQWDWPPTSA; encoded by the exons ATGGGTATGCTTAAAAAG ACCACTGGCCTAATGGGTTTAGCAGTAAATCCAAATCCCCACCATACATTGGGCGCACTATAtggtaaaattttaagaactcTACAAAAAATGCCTGAAGAATCTATTTATAGGAAATCCACAGAACAAATTGTGAGAGAGAGAGCTGCTGTTCTTAAAGAg acaaaaaatagttttgaaatAGAAGCAAAAATAAACTGTGGCCAAGCTGAAGAATTAATCATCCAAGCAGAAAATGAGCTGAACTTGGCCAGGAAAATGCTTAACTGGAAGCCATGGGAACCCTTAGTTTCCAAGCCACCCAAAGGACAGTGGGACTGGCCTCCAACTAGTGCTTAA
- the LOC126977325 gene encoding NADH dehydrogenase [ubiquinone] 1 alpha subcomplex assembly factor 2, which translates to MPGEHRYVWRIAFKNFIDSLKPRPIQGNKIGKDYIGNKYYEIPADPSRGKRRATRWYDPAKGLDFQDKIPSEWEAWLRMRRTEPPTEEEISKNLAIAQMKKENAAKLEAKRLEESPLDLPVPIERGPQPFPKYKDFPAGDIEDIYKNKY; encoded by the exons ATGCCTGGAGAACATAGATATGTATGGAGAATCGCTTTCAAGAATTTTATTGATTCATTAAAACCAAGACCGATCCAAGGAAACAAAATAG GTAAAGattatattggaaataaatactATGAAATACCAGCTGACCCTAGTAGAGGAAAAAGGAGAGCTACAAGGTGGTATGATCCAGCAAAGGGTTTGGATTTTCAGGATAAAATTCCTTCCGAGTGGGAAGCATGGCTTAGAATGAGAAg GACTGAACCACCAACTGAGGAAGAAATaagtaaaaatcttgcaatagCACAAATGAAGAAAGAAAATGCAGCAAAACTTGAAGCTAAGAGATTAGAAGAGTCTCCATTAGATTTGCCAGTGCCCATAGAGAGAGGCCCACAGCCATTTCcaaaatataaagattttcCAGCGGGTGACATAGaagatatatacaaaaataaatattag